A part of Microbacterium terregens genomic DNA contains:
- the holA gene encoding DNA polymerase III subunit delta, translated as MATSARRTPASRARTTIPQVSWRAPQPAPIVLVSGPEEICAERAIAGIREYLRAEDPSLEVTDLRADDYEVGTLLAVTSPSLFGEPRLVRVTGVEKCSDAFLAEAVSYLAVPQDGATVVLRHTGASVRGKKLLDAVRAGQGGGIEIACPAVKRDSDRFDFAAGEFSAARKRIAPGALRTLVSAFADDLTELAAACQQLISDVPGDVTEAVVERYYGGRVETSAFAVADTAIAGRYGDALVSLRHALASGADPVPLVAAIASKLRTMARVAGNRESSSALAARLGLKDWQVDRARRDLSGWSDASLGIAIQAAARADAEVKGGSRDSIFALERLITVIATKAPYGS; from the coding sequence ATGGCGACGAGCGCGCGACGAACCCCCGCGAGCCGGGCGCGGACGACCATCCCGCAGGTGTCCTGGCGCGCGCCGCAACCGGCGCCGATCGTGCTGGTCTCCGGCCCTGAGGAGATCTGTGCCGAGCGGGCCATCGCGGGGATCCGCGAATACCTGCGCGCCGAGGACCCGAGCCTCGAGGTCACGGATCTGCGCGCGGACGACTACGAGGTGGGCACCCTGCTGGCGGTGACTTCGCCGTCGCTGTTCGGTGAGCCGCGCCTCGTCCGGGTCACCGGTGTCGAGAAGTGCTCCGACGCGTTCCTTGCCGAGGCGGTGTCCTACCTCGCGGTACCGCAGGACGGCGCGACGGTCGTGCTCCGCCACACCGGAGCCTCCGTCCGCGGCAAGAAGCTCCTCGATGCCGTCCGTGCCGGTCAGGGCGGCGGGATCGAGATCGCCTGCCCCGCCGTGAAGCGCGACTCCGACCGGTTCGACTTCGCGGCAGGTGAGTTCTCCGCCGCGCGCAAGCGCATTGCACCGGGGGCGCTGCGCACGCTCGTCTCGGCTTTCGCGGATGACCTCACGGAGCTCGCTGCCGCGTGCCAGCAGCTCATCTCGGATGTGCCGGGCGACGTGACCGAGGCGGTGGTGGAGCGGTATTACGGGGGGCGGGTGGAGACCTCGGCGTTCGCGGTGGCCGACACCGCGATCGCGGGCCGCTATGGAGACGCGCTGGTCTCGCTGCGCCACGCCCTCGCATCCGGCGCCGACCCGGTGCCGCTGGTCGCGGCCATCGCCTCCAAACTGCGGACGATGGCACGGGTCGCCGGCAATCGGGAGTCTTCGTCGGCCCTCGCCGCCCGACTCGGGCTGAAGGATTGGCAGGTCGACCGCGCCCGCCGCGATCTCTCCGGGTGGTCCGACGCGTCGCTCGGGATTGCGATCCAGGCCGCCGCGCGCGCGGATGCCGAGGTCAAAGGCGGCTCGCGAGACAGCATCTTCGCGCTGGAGCGCCTGATCACCGTCATCGCCACCAAGGCACCGTACGGTTCCTGA
- a CDS encoding alpha/beta hydrolase has product MVVQVVFVHGIRTSATMWRAQVAALQARGNPANALDLPGHGSRMSEEFTLASAFATIDAAVRDAATRGPVLLVGHSMGGLLCIEYAGRKEAPPVAGFVAASCTSIPRGLGLSTYRVLARGFDSLPDRGMWFTNRMLDKTLPPETRADFGAGGYAFDTQDTALRSLSVLDLLGALARITVPLWFVNGQYDQLRLNERLFQRIAPHAELIVVPRTSHLVSAMRPRVFNALLALAITTIEQT; this is encoded by the coding sequence ATGGTCGTTCAGGTCGTGTTCGTGCATGGCATCCGGACCTCTGCAACGATGTGGCGCGCGCAGGTGGCTGCCCTTCAGGCCCGCGGAAACCCGGCCAATGCGCTGGACCTGCCCGGTCATGGCAGCCGGATGTCCGAGGAGTTCACGCTCGCATCGGCGTTCGCGACCATCGACGCGGCGGTCAGAGATGCCGCGACCCGCGGGCCGGTGCTGCTCGTCGGGCATTCGATGGGCGGACTCCTGTGCATCGAATACGCCGGTCGGAAGGAGGCCCCGCCCGTCGCGGGGTTCGTCGCCGCGTCGTGCACCTCCATTCCCCGCGGTCTCGGTCTGAGCACCTACCGCGTGCTCGCACGCGGTTTCGACTCTCTCCCCGATCGCGGAATGTGGTTCACGAATCGGATGCTGGATAAGACGCTCCCTCCCGAGACCCGCGCCGATTTCGGCGCCGGCGGGTACGCGTTCGATACCCAGGACACCGCGCTGCGGAGCCTGTCCGTGCTGGATCTGCTCGGGGCGCTGGCGCGGATCACCGTCCCACTCTGGTTCGTCAACGGGCAGTACGACCAGCTTCGACTGAATGAGAGGCTGTTCCAGCGGATCGCGCCGCACGCCGAGCTGATCGTGGTGCCGCGGACGAGCCATCTCGTCAGCGCGATGCGGCCTCGGGTCTTCAATGCTCTGCTCGCCCTCGCGATCACGACGATCGAACAGACCTGA
- a CDS encoding ComEA family DNA-binding protein encodes MSTAEGSRGAAASHRTRLGLGAAVVVVLLALTVTVGIGILRGATAPVESVTVADAGESDAAPPASVYVHVSGSVSAPGLYVLHEGARVVDAVAAAGGFAAGADEMAVNLARPISDGEQLHVPTAGESATLAQTTAPGDGRVNLNTAQVAELDTLPRIGPALAARIIEWRDANGRFTSIEDLLAVPGIGDKMLEALRDLVTV; translated from the coding sequence GTGTCGACTGCCGAGGGATCACGCGGGGCCGCCGCGAGCCATCGCACACGCCTCGGCCTCGGGGCCGCCGTCGTGGTGGTGCTGCTGGCACTGACCGTCACCGTCGGCATCGGGATCCTGCGAGGCGCGACAGCACCGGTCGAGTCCGTGACGGTCGCGGACGCCGGTGAGTCGGATGCCGCGCCTCCGGCATCCGTGTATGTCCACGTGTCCGGATCCGTGTCCGCGCCCGGCCTCTATGTGCTGCACGAGGGTGCCCGGGTCGTGGATGCCGTCGCGGCCGCGGGAGGGTTCGCGGCGGGCGCCGACGAGATGGCCGTCAATCTCGCCCGCCCGATCAGCGACGGCGAACAACTGCACGTGCCGACAGCGGGTGAGTCCGCCACCCTCGCGCAGACGACGGCCCCGGGCGACGGCCGGGTGAACCTCAACACCGCGCAGGTCGCAGAGCTGGACACCCTGCCGCGGATCGGACCGGCCTTGGCGGCGCGCATCATCGAGTGGCGGGACGCGAACGGGCGTTTCACGAGCATCGAGGATCTGCTGGCGGTCCCCGGTATCGGCGACAAGATGCTCGAGGCCCTCCGTGATCTCGTCACTGTGTGA
- a CDS encoding epoxide hydrolase family protein produces the protein MTMTENRAGAGQLRDDESVRPFTVQFTDDDLDDLRRRVRETRWPERETVDDASQGVQYDVAQQLAQRWADGYDWRAVQSRLNELPQFVTQIDGLDIHFIHVRSAHEDALPMIVTHGWPGSVIEQLKIIGPLTDPTAHGASAGDAFHLVIPSLPGHGFSAKPTAPGWDPIRIAKAWVELMRRLGYDRYVAQGGDWGNAVTEQMALLTPPGLIGIHTNMPATVPDAIQAALTNGDAAPDDLSPEERGAWDQLAFFYAHGLAYAQEMGNRPQTLYGIADSPVGLAAWMLDHDARSYELIARVFAGETEGLSPEDILDNVTLYWLTNTAVSSARLYWESKLPFFAPKGVTLPVAVSVFPDEIYAAPRSWTAQAYPNLIHFNRLDRGGHFAAWEQPELFSQEMRAAFRSLR, from the coding sequence ATGACCATGACTGAGAACCGCGCCGGCGCCGGACAGCTTCGGGACGACGAATCGGTTCGTCCGTTCACTGTGCAGTTCACCGATGATGACCTCGATGACCTGCGTCGTCGGGTCCGGGAGACCCGCTGGCCGGAACGCGAGACGGTCGACGACGCCTCGCAAGGCGTTCAGTACGACGTCGCGCAGCAACTCGCGCAGCGCTGGGCGGACGGCTACGACTGGCGGGCCGTCCAATCGCGGCTCAACGAGCTGCCTCAGTTCGTCACGCAGATCGATGGGCTCGACATCCATTTCATCCATGTGAGGTCTGCCCATGAGGACGCTCTTCCGATGATCGTCACGCACGGCTGGCCGGGGTCGGTGATCGAGCAGCTGAAGATCATCGGTCCGCTCACGGACCCCACCGCGCATGGCGCGAGCGCGGGCGACGCGTTCCACCTCGTCATCCCGTCCCTCCCCGGACACGGGTTCTCGGCCAAGCCGACCGCACCAGGCTGGGACCCGATCAGGATCGCGAAGGCATGGGTGGAGCTCATGCGCCGGCTCGGATACGACCGCTACGTCGCGCAGGGCGGGGACTGGGGCAACGCCGTGACCGAACAGATGGCGCTCCTGACCCCTCCGGGTCTGATCGGGATCCACACGAACATGCCCGCGACGGTCCCGGACGCCATTCAGGCCGCACTGACCAACGGTGATGCTGCGCCCGATGACCTATCGCCGGAGGAGCGGGGCGCGTGGGACCAGCTGGCGTTCTTCTACGCTCACGGGCTGGCCTACGCCCAAGAGATGGGGAATCGGCCGCAGACGCTCTACGGGATCGCGGATTCGCCCGTCGGATTGGCCGCGTGGATGCTCGACCACGACGCCCGCAGCTATGAGCTGATCGCGCGGGTGTTCGCGGGCGAGACCGAGGGACTCTCACCGGAGGACATCCTCGACAACGTCACGCTGTACTGGCTGACGAATACGGCGGTGTCCTCGGCGAGGCTGTACTGGGAGAGCAAGCTCCCCTTCTTCGCTCCCAAAGGTGTGACGTTACCGGTGGCGGTGAGCGTCTTCCCCGACGAGATCTACGCGGCACCGCGCAGCTGGACCGCGCAGGCCTACCCGAACCTCATCCATTTCAACCGGCTCGATCGCGGGGGCCACTTCGCGGCGTGGGAGCAGCCCGAGCTGTTCTCCCAGGAGATGCGCGCCGCGTTCCGGTCGCTGCGGTGA
- a CDS encoding alpha/beta hydrolase, producing MTHTLRSAAPTTSGTFGPLFQIDAGEMNIGFVDLGPTDGPAVLLLHGWPYDIHSYADVAPLLAAAGYRVVVPHLRGYGTTRFLSAASLRNGQQAVFALDAIALLDALKIPNAVVAGFDWGARTANVLAALWPDRCRGQVSVSGYLIGSPQANQNPLNPTAELSWWYQFYFATERGRRGYEQYRSEFARLIWQTASPRWSFDEATFDRSAAAFENPDHVDIVIHNYRWRLGLADGASAHDDLERRLAERPRIGVPTITLEGDANGAPHPDAATYRPLFDGPYEHRIIDGGVGHNLPQEAPRAFADAVIDVDGIAAARSTSTKGDDDVRTTQQ from the coding sequence GTGACTCACACACTCAGGTCCGCGGCGCCCACGACCAGCGGGACATTCGGCCCCCTCTTCCAGATCGACGCCGGCGAGATGAACATCGGCTTCGTCGACCTCGGACCGACGGACGGCCCGGCGGTCCTGCTCCTTCACGGGTGGCCGTACGACATCCACAGCTACGCCGACGTGGCGCCTCTGCTCGCGGCGGCCGGCTACCGGGTGGTGGTGCCACACCTCCGCGGGTACGGCACCACGCGATTCCTCTCGGCCGCGAGCCTTCGCAACGGGCAGCAGGCGGTGTTCGCGCTGGACGCCATAGCGCTGCTGGACGCACTGAAGATTCCGAACGCGGTCGTCGCCGGGTTCGATTGGGGGGCGCGAACAGCGAACGTCCTGGCTGCGCTGTGGCCGGATCGCTGCCGCGGCCAGGTCTCGGTCAGCGGCTATCTGATCGGCAGCCCGCAGGCCAATCAGAACCCGCTGAACCCGACCGCCGAGCTGAGCTGGTGGTACCAGTTCTACTTCGCCACCGAGCGCGGCCGTCGGGGTTATGAACAGTACCGGAGCGAGTTCGCGCGGCTCATCTGGCAGACCGCCTCGCCGCGCTGGAGCTTCGACGAGGCGACATTCGATCGGAGCGCGGCGGCATTCGAGAACCCGGATCACGTCGACATCGTCATCCACAACTATCGGTGGCGACTCGGCCTCGCCGATGGGGCATCCGCGCACGACGATCTGGAGCGACGTCTGGCTGAGCGGCCGCGGATCGGGGTTCCGACCATCACGCTCGAAGGCGACGCGAACGGGGCTCCGCACCCGGACGCCGCGACGTATCGTCCGTTGTTCGACGGTCCGTACGAGCATCGGATCATCGACGGGGGAGTCGGGCACAACCTCCCGCAGGAAGCACCGCGGGCGTTCGCCGATGCTGTCATCGACGTGGACGGGATCGCGGCGGCACGGAGCACATCGACGAAGGGAGACGATGATGTCCGAACGACTCAGCAGTGA
- a CDS encoding ComEC/Rec2 family competence protein, whose product MTGAAWVSAVSTTFFPASAAPAALTLWAACLAMLGVVLSIARRRRGSAVRRRRRARAAVIVTLVLAAAAGAASHVAFAQPARDEAGRFGLGGGRAVVLGATVVGKVETRVTGEWAFDAVATRIATGSVADAVHIDITVRAQPAEVDHPRRLDVGSTVEVRGTARAAPPGDRAVLTVTASRGVHVLTSPQGVLAVASELRRSLVRSAAGLPPPGAGLIAGLAVGDTSAVSGELDAAMKRSSLSHLTAVSGANCAIVVGLAFAAAAAAGGSRRTRIGAGSAALIGFILLVTPEPSVVRAGAMAGIAMLGVLLGRTGVGMAVLSLAVTALLIADPWLAASLGFALSTVATASLLLFARPLATGLARWMPRALALALSVPLAAQLACGPLLVAITPSVPLYGVVANLLAAPAAPFATVVGLIACLTAPLPWVQSGLTAIAWLPASWIAGTATTFSALPGGQLPWWEGWPGVLSLTLTSTAIGIMVAVPPAGSGLFRGLRRVCALLLAVVTGVAAGGAALATAAGVWTLPSSWTVLACDVGQGDAVLLRSAGAVALVDVGPDPARLEECLSRAGVQRIDLLVLTHFDLDHVGGVAAVLGRVGTALHGPAESPAAAAVLSRLESAGARTVPARAHLTGTLGDARWRVLWPPPRSHAFAEGNDASVVLDVRGGGVPAALFLGDLSASPQSALVASDALAPPYDLVKVAHHGSADQDPRLYGVAEPAVALVTVGQNTYGHPRSEILDVLSGLGARIARTDRAGLIAIWRAGRALLVWRERGGDVPAAG is encoded by the coding sequence GTGACCGGCGCCGCATGGGTGTCGGCGGTGAGTACGACCTTCTTCCCCGCGTCGGCCGCACCCGCTGCGCTGACGCTGTGGGCCGCGTGTCTGGCGATGCTGGGGGTCGTGCTCTCGATCGCTCGGCGCCGCCGCGGATCCGCCGTACGGCGCCGACGACGGGCACGGGCGGCGGTGATCGTGACGCTCGTCCTCGCTGCGGCTGCGGGAGCGGCATCCCATGTCGCGTTCGCGCAACCGGCCCGCGACGAAGCGGGACGCTTCGGTCTCGGCGGCGGCAGAGCCGTGGTTCTCGGCGCCACGGTCGTAGGAAAGGTGGAAACGCGGGTCACCGGCGAGTGGGCGTTCGATGCGGTCGCGACGCGCATCGCCACCGGATCGGTCGCCGACGCCGTGCACATCGACATCACCGTCCGTGCGCAGCCCGCAGAGGTCGACCACCCGCGGCGGCTGGATGTCGGGTCCACCGTCGAGGTGCGCGGGACCGCCCGTGCCGCACCACCGGGCGATCGCGCGGTCCTCACGGTGACGGCCTCGCGCGGGGTGCACGTGCTCACGTCGCCGCAGGGGGTGCTCGCCGTCGCCTCCGAGCTGCGGCGCAGTCTCGTGCGCTCCGCGGCGGGACTGCCGCCGCCCGGCGCGGGGCTGATCGCGGGTCTGGCGGTCGGCGATACATCCGCGGTGTCGGGGGAGCTGGACGCGGCGATGAAGCGGTCCTCGCTCTCGCATCTGACCGCGGTCTCGGGGGCGAACTGCGCGATCGTCGTCGGCCTCGCCTTCGCCGCCGCCGCGGCCGCCGGCGGATCGCGTCGCACGCGGATCGGAGCCGGCTCGGCGGCGCTGATCGGCTTCATTCTGCTGGTCACCCCCGAGCCGAGTGTCGTCCGGGCGGGCGCGATGGCCGGCATCGCCATGCTGGGCGTCCTGCTCGGTCGCACGGGCGTCGGCATGGCCGTGCTCTCGCTCGCGGTCACCGCGCTGCTGATCGCTGATCCCTGGCTGGCGGCGTCGCTGGGTTTCGCGTTGTCCACGGTTGCCACCGCCTCGCTTCTGCTGTTCGCCCGGCCGCTCGCGACCGGACTGGCGCGATGGATGCCGCGCGCCCTGGCGCTCGCGCTGTCGGTGCCGCTCGCAGCGCAGCTGGCCTGCGGCCCCCTGCTGGTGGCGATCACCCCGAGCGTTCCGCTTTACGGGGTGGTGGCCAACCTTCTGGCCGCGCCCGCGGCACCGTTCGCGACGGTCGTCGGGTTGATCGCATGCTTGACAGCCCCACTGCCGTGGGTGCAGTCCGGCCTGACCGCGATCGCCTGGCTTCCGGCGTCCTGGATCGCCGGGACCGCGACCACGTTCAGTGCGCTTCCGGGCGGCCAGCTCCCATGGTGGGAGGGCTGGCCGGGCGTGCTCTCCCTGACCCTCACCAGCACCGCGATCGGGATCATGGTGGCAGTCCCACCGGCGGGATCCGGACTCTTCCGCGGGCTGCGCCGCGTCTGTGCTCTGCTGCTGGCGGTCGTGACGGGGGTCGCGGCAGGCGGAGCCGCCCTCGCGACGGCTGCCGGAGTCTGGACCTTGCCTTCGTCGTGGACTGTCCTCGCGTGCGATGTGGGACAGGGCGATGCCGTACTGCTCCGCTCCGCGGGGGCGGTGGCGCTGGTGGACGTCGGCCCGGATCCGGCCCGCCTGGAGGAGTGCCTGTCGCGCGCCGGCGTGCAGCGCATCGACCTGCTCGTACTGACTCACTTCGACCTCGACCACGTGGGGGGTGTGGCGGCGGTCCTCGGGCGCGTCGGAACAGCTCTGCACGGTCCGGCGGAATCGCCCGCGGCCGCGGCGGTGCTCTCCCGCCTGGAGAGTGCCGGTGCGCGGACGGTGCCTGCCCGCGCGCATCTGACCGGGACCCTCGGCGATGCCCGGTGGCGCGTACTCTGGCCCCCTCCGCGCAGCCACGCGTTCGCGGAAGGCAACGACGCGAGCGTCGTCCTGGACGTGCGCGGTGGGGGCGTGCCCGCCGCGCTCTTCCTCGGCGACCTCTCCGCCTCTCCGCAGAGCGCCCTCGTCGCCTCGGACGCGTTGGCCCCGCCGTACGACCTGGTGAAGGTCGCCCACCACGGGAGCGCCGATCAAGACCCCCGCCTGTACGGCGTCGCCGAGCCCGCGGTCGCCCTGGTCACGGTGGGTCAGAATACGTACGGGCATCCTCGCTCAGAGATCCTGGACGTCCTGAGCGGGCTCGGGGCGCGGATTGCACGCACCGACCGCGCAGGACTGATCGCGATATGGCGTGCCGGTCGGGCTCTGCTGGTGTGGCGCGAGCGCGGAGGCGACGTCCCAGCCGCTGGGTAG
- a CDS encoding thioredoxin — MSERLSSEIDDGTVRPADRGGLFRSIAHRLAGDTEVLPIEGRLPSFDRATGWLNSEPLTPAALRGRVVLVDFWTYTCVNWLRTLPYLAAWNRKYTDAGLSIIGVHTPEFGFEHDVTNVRTQVQNLRVDYAVAVDNDYGVWDEFANHYWPALYIADAEGRIRFHHFGEGEYERTEMVIQRLLIDAGAAGVDRDLVLVEPTGLEVGADWRSLQSPETYLGYGQSSGFASDDPAAYDRPRAYAGAARLPLNSWDLSGNWTVARHAVVAEGPGGRISFAFHARDVNLVMGPGTAGTRIPFRVLLDGEVVSESRGTDVEPDGTGSVVDQRTYQLIRQPGPITDRVFGIEFLSPGAEAYCVTFG, encoded by the coding sequence ATGTCCGAACGACTCAGCAGTGAGATCGACGACGGAACGGTGCGGCCCGCCGACCGCGGGGGGCTGTTCCGCTCGATCGCCCATCGGCTCGCCGGGGATACGGAGGTGCTCCCGATCGAGGGGCGTCTGCCGTCCTTCGACCGGGCGACCGGATGGCTCAACTCCGAGCCGCTGACCCCAGCCGCACTCCGGGGCCGTGTCGTGCTGGTCGACTTCTGGACCTACACCTGTGTGAACTGGCTGCGCACCCTCCCGTACCTGGCGGCATGGAACCGCAAGTACACCGACGCCGGTCTGAGCATCATCGGCGTGCACACACCCGAGTTCGGTTTCGAACACGATGTGACCAACGTCAGGACCCAGGTGCAGAACCTCCGCGTCGACTACGCCGTCGCCGTCGACAACGACTACGGCGTGTGGGACGAGTTCGCGAACCACTACTGGCCCGCGCTGTACATCGCCGACGCGGAGGGACGGATCCGATTCCACCACTTCGGCGAGGGCGAGTACGAGCGAACCGAGATGGTGATCCAGCGGCTGCTCATCGACGCAGGGGCTGCGGGGGTGGATCGCGACCTGGTCCTCGTGGAACCGACGGGGCTGGAGGTCGGCGCGGACTGGCGCTCCCTGCAGTCCCCGGAGACGTATCTCGGATACGGCCAGAGCTCTGGATTCGCCTCCGACGATCCCGCGGCATACGACCGTCCCCGCGCGTACGCCGGCGCCGCGCGACTGCCGCTGAACTCGTGGGATCTCTCCGGGAACTGGACGGTGGCGCGGCACGCGGTCGTGGCTGAGGGCCCGGGCGGTCGGATCTCGTTCGCGTTCCATGCCAGGGACGTCAACCTCGTCATGGGGCCGGGGACTGCCGGAACGCGGATCCCCTTCCGGGTCCTGCTCGACGGCGAGGTCGTCAGCGAGAGTCGCGGAACCGATGTCGAGCCCGACGGGACAGGGTCGGTGGTCGACCAGAGGACCTACCAGCTCATCCGGCAGCCAGGGCCGATCACCGATCGCGTCTTCGGAATCGAGTTCCTCTCGCCCGGGGCGGAGGCGTACTGCGTCACGTTCGGCTGA
- the rpsT gene encoding 30S ribosomal protein S20, with protein sequence MANIKSQIKRNKTNDKAHERNKAVKSELRTQVRRTREAIAAGDKAAAEKALAKATKKLDKAASKGVIHANQAANRKSSMAKQVASL encoded by the coding sequence GTGGCAAACATCAAGTCGCAGATCAAGCGCAACAAGACCAACGACAAGGCGCATGAGCGCAACAAGGCCGTGAAGAGCGAGCTGCGCACGCAGGTGCGTCGCACCCGCGAGGCCATCGCCGCCGGTGACAAGGCCGCCGCCGAGAAGGCTCTCGCGAAGGCGACCAAGAAGCTCGACAAGGCAGCCAGCAAGGGTGTCATCCACGCGAACCAGGCCGCGAACCGCAAGTCGTCCATGGCGAAGCAGGTCGCTTCACTCTGA
- the lepA gene encoding translation elongation factor 4 has protein sequence MSPRALNSLEPSATPPELIRNFCIIAHIDHGKSTLADRMLQMTGVVSDRDMRAQYLDRMDIERERGITIKSQAVRMPWQLDGVTHALNMIDTPGHVDFTYEVSRSLAACEGAILLVDAAQGIEAQTLANLYLALENDLQIIPVLNKIDLPAADPEKYARELASLIGGKPEDVLRVSGKTGMGVEELLDQVVRQIPAPQGDPSAPTRAMIFDSVYDSYRGVITYVRMIDGSLSPRERIQMMSTRAVHELLEIGVSSPEPTPTRGLGVGEVGYLITGVKDVRQSKVGDTVTSAAKPSKDALPGYTDPKPMVFSGLYPIDGSDYPVLREALDKLKLSDASLNYEPETSVALGFGFRCGFLGLLHLEIVSERLEREFGLDLISTAPSVTYEVTTDDGTTYTVTNPSEFPSGTKIASVTEPMVKAAILAPKDYVGTIMELCQSRRGTLLGMEYLGEDRVEIRYTIPLGEIVFDFFDHLKSKTAGYASLDYEPSGDQAADLVKVDILLQGEPVDAFSAIVHRDKAYAYGVLMTERLKKLIPRQQFEVPIQAAIGARIIARESIRAMRKDVLAKCYGGDITRKRKLLEKQKEGKKRMKMVGRVEVPQEAFIAALSGDTETKDKK, from the coding sequence ATGTCACCGCGCGCCCTGAACTCACTCGAGCCGTCCGCGACCCCGCCGGAGCTGATACGCAACTTCTGCATCATCGCTCACATCGATCACGGCAAGTCGACCCTCGCCGACCGCATGCTGCAGATGACCGGTGTGGTCTCCGACCGCGATATGCGGGCACAGTACCTCGATCGCATGGACATCGAACGTGAGCGCGGCATCACGATCAAGAGCCAGGCGGTACGGATGCCGTGGCAGCTCGACGGTGTCACGCACGCATTGAACATGATCGACACCCCGGGCCACGTCGACTTCACGTACGAGGTCAGCCGTTCGCTGGCCGCCTGCGAGGGCGCGATCCTGCTGGTGGATGCGGCCCAGGGCATCGAGGCACAGACGCTGGCGAACCTCTATCTCGCCCTTGAGAACGATCTGCAGATCATCCCGGTGCTGAACAAGATCGACCTGCCGGCCGCCGATCCCGAGAAGTACGCCAGGGAGCTTGCCAGCCTCATCGGCGGCAAGCCCGAGGATGTGCTGCGGGTCAGCGGCAAGACCGGCATGGGCGTGGAGGAGCTGCTCGATCAGGTCGTACGGCAGATCCCGGCCCCTCAGGGCGATCCGAGCGCGCCGACGCGCGCGATGATCTTCGACTCGGTCTACGACTCGTATCGCGGCGTGATCACCTACGTGCGGATGATCGACGGTTCTCTCAGTCCCCGCGAGCGGATTCAGATGATGTCCACCCGTGCCGTGCACGAACTGCTCGAGATCGGCGTCTCGTCTCCCGAACCGACGCCGACCAGGGGCCTCGGCGTGGGCGAGGTGGGCTACCTCATCACCGGAGTGAAGGACGTCCGTCAATCCAAGGTCGGTGACACCGTCACCAGCGCCGCCAAGCCCTCGAAAGACGCGCTGCCCGGGTACACCGATCCGAAGCCGATGGTCTTCTCCGGCCTCTACCCGATCGACGGCAGCGACTACCCGGTGCTTCGCGAGGCCCTCGACAAGCTGAAGCTCTCGGATGCCTCCCTCAACTACGAGCCCGAGACCTCGGTGGCGCTCGGCTTCGGATTCCGCTGCGGGTTCCTGGGCCTGCTGCACCTGGAGATCGTCTCGGAGCGCCTCGAACGCGAATTCGGTCTTGACCTCATCTCGACGGCGCCGTCGGTCACCTACGAGGTGACCACCGATGACGGCACGACCTACACCGTCACGAACCCCAGCGAATTCCCGTCCGGTACGAAGATCGCGAGCGTGACCGAGCCGATGGTCAAGGCCGCGATCCTCGCGCCGAAGGACTATGTCGGCACGATCATGGAACTGTGCCAATCCCGCCGAGGCACGCTCCTGGGCATGGAGTATCTCGGTGAGGACCGTGTCGAGATCCGCTACACGATCCCGCTCGGCGAGATCGTCTTCGACTTCTTCGACCACTTGAAGTCCAAGACGGCCGGCTACGCCTCACTCGACTATGAGCCCAGCGGAGACCAGGCGGCCGACCTGGTCAAGGTCGACATCCTGCTGCAAGGCGAGCCCGTCGACGCGTTCAGCGCGATCGTGCACCGCGACAAGGCGTACGCATACGGCGTCCTCATGACGGAGCGACTGAAGAAGCTCATCCCGCGCCAGCAGTTCGAGGTGCCGATCCAGGCGGCGATCGGCGCCCGCATCATCGCACGTGAGTCGATCAGGGCCATGCGCAAGGACGTGCTGGCCAAGTGCTACGGCGGCGACATCACCCGCAAGCGCAAGCTCCTCGAGAAGCAGAAGGAGGGCAAGAAGCGCATGAAGATGGTCGGCCGCGTCGAAGTCCCTCAGGAGGCGTTCATCGCCGCGCTGTCGGGGGACACCGAGACCAAAGACAAGAAGTAG